The Bacteroidales bacterium genome contains a region encoding:
- the ftsH gene encoding ATP-dependent zinc metalloprotease FtsH, whose translation MKKIKFSPYWLYAAFILFMVYLLFMRNDVKVPELTWKKLEQAIRNKHVEKIVVVNKEFAEIFIKPEALRQKEFEDAAGRESSSYKGPHYTYKFLTPEAFENQVNAVIEDQFRQDTIGKTPAEKDLLASQKGIVLVPEERVNWVRDFFLYWVLPILIFIIIWIVLFRGIARSQGGGGPGNIFNFGKSRPTLLEKGMHVNVTFEDVAGMDEVKMEVQEIVDFLKNPQKYARLGGKVPKGVLLAGPPGTGKTLLARAVAGEAQVPFFSISGSDFVEMFVGVGASRVRDLFKQAKEKAPCIVFIDEIDAVGRARGKFNISGANDERESTLNQLLAEMDGFSTNSGIIVMGATNRVDILDKALLRPGRFDRIIYVDLPELKEREEIFKVHMRPLKLSPDVSAEFLAKQTPGFSGADIANVCNEAALIAARKNKDAIDVQDFQDAIDRVVAGLEKKNKIVTENEKRMVAFHETGHAVVSWFTPHGHPLIKVTIVPRGKSLGASWYQPEERQLATREQIFDELVSLLGGRAAEEVFIGTVSTGALNDLERATKQAYASVAYFGLSDKLKNLSYYDSTNSQEYLFSKPYSEKTAQIIDEEVSKLIASAYDRAKQILIEHADQVRKLGNMLYEKQILYREDLEQILGPRPFIDQKISTEQL comes from the coding sequence ATGAAAAAAATTAAATTTAGTCCTTACTGGTTATATGCTGCTTTTATTCTTTTTATGGTTTACCTCCTTTTCATGCGCAACGACGTCAAAGTTCCTGAACTTACATGGAAAAAGCTGGAACAAGCTATACGCAACAAGCATGTCGAAAAAATTGTTGTTGTTAACAAAGAGTTTGCTGAGATTTTTATTAAACCTGAAGCCTTACGTCAAAAGGAGTTTGAAGATGCTGCGGGTAGAGAAAGCAGTAGTTACAAAGGACCTCATTATACCTACAAATTTCTTACTCCCGAAGCCTTTGAAAATCAGGTAAATGCAGTAATTGAGGACCAATTTCGTCAGGATACCATAGGTAAAACTCCAGCCGAGAAGGATCTTTTAGCTAGTCAGAAAGGAATTGTGTTGGTGCCTGAGGAAAGGGTCAATTGGGTTAGGGATTTTTTTCTGTATTGGGTTTTGCCTATATTGATTTTTATTATTATCTGGATTGTTCTTTTCAGAGGGATAGCTCGTAGTCAAGGAGGTGGTGGTCCTGGTAACATTTTCAATTTTGGAAAATCACGTCCTACGCTACTTGAAAAGGGGATGCATGTCAATGTGACATTTGAAGATGTTGCCGGGATGGATGAGGTGAAAATGGAAGTCCAGGAGATAGTAGATTTTCTAAAAAACCCTCAGAAATACGCACGGCTGGGTGGAAAGGTACCCAAAGGAGTTTTGCTAGCAGGGCCACCTGGTACGGGAAAAACACTGCTTGCCCGTGCGGTTGCTGGTGAAGCACAAGTTCCTTTTTTTAGTATCAGCGGTTCGGATTTCGTAGAAATGTTCGTGGGCGTTGGGGCATCACGTGTGCGTGATTTGTTCAAACAAGCCAAAGAAAAAGCTCCATGCATCGTTTTCATAGATGAAATTGACGCCGTAGGTCGTGCAAGAGGTAAATTTAACATCAGTGGAGCCAACGACGAAAGAGAAAGCACACTAAATCAACTTCTTGCTGAAATGGACGGCTTTTCAACCAATTCCGGTATTATTGTAATGGGTGCGACCAATCGTGTGGATATTCTTGATAAAGCGTTATTGCGCCCAGGAAGATTTGATAGAATCATTTATGTTGATCTTCCAGAACTCAAGGAACGTGAAGAGATCTTTAAGGTTCATATGCGTCCACTTAAGCTTTCACCTGATGTATCTGCAGAATTTTTGGCTAAACAAACTCCAGGTTTCAGTGGTGCTGACATTGCTAATGTTTGTAACGAAGCTGCTCTTATTGCTGCTCGTAAAAACAAGGATGCTATCGACGTTCAGGATTTTCAAGATGCCATTGACCGCGTAGTGGCAGGACTTGAAAAGAAAAATAAGATCGTTACTGAGAACGAAAAACGCATGGTCGCTTTCCATGAAACAGGTCATGCTGTCGTTAGTTGGTTTACTCCTCATGGACATCCACTCATCAAGGTAACTATTGTTCCACGAGGCAAATCACTAGGGGCTTCTTGGTATCAACCTGAAGAACGTCAGTTAGCAACCCGTGAGCAAATATTTGACGAACTGGTCAGTTTGCTTGGTGGAAGAGCAGCAGAAGAGGTCTTTATTGGAACTGTATCTACAGGTGCACTTAACGATCTTGAACGTGCTACGAAACAAGCTTACGCCTCTGTAGCTTATTTTGGATTGAGCGATAAACTAAAGAATCTGAGTTATTATGATTCAACCAATTCTCAAGAATATCTATTCTCTAAACCTTATTCAGAAAAAACGGCTCAAATCATAGATGAAGAAGTTTCAAAGCTTATAGCTTCTGCTTATGATCGGGCAAAACAGATTCTTATCGAGCATGCAGATCAAGTTAGAAAACTTGGCAACATGCTTTATGAAAAACAGATTCTCTATCGTGAAGACTTGGAACAGATTTTAGGCCCCAGGCCTTTCATCGATCAAAAAATCTCCACAGAACAGTTATAG